TGCCCACTCCGGACGTACCCCTTCTTTTTCAAATAAATTCGCGACGAGCACCTCAAATCCAGCATCATCATATAGACGATTCAAATGCTCCTTCGCTAACGTAATTCCTTCATTATTTCCGATCGTTACATAATCATATAACGCCTCATTCAAAAGCTTCGTATTGCCAAGTCCATTCGTCGCTTCCGAAATACTATGAAAACGATCCACATGATCGCCGATATCAACCGTCAAGACGGTCTCTCCCGCTTCCTGTCTTCGCTTTTTCTCCTCTTGTACAAACCGAGAAATTTGCGGCCAATTTTCAAAATGACTATGTATATCGTTTGTATGATAAAGATGGATGATTGTTTCTTTATTTATATTCAGAGAAAAAACCTCCTCTCAGTTCCTTACTGCCATTTACGCTATGCGCACGCAATAATCCTGTAAATACTTTTCGTCTTTTCTTGCTATTTTACATTGTACTCGCATTGTGAGAAAAAGCAAAAGATTGTCCTTTTTATATGAGAAATTTTCTTTTTTTAGTTGTTGAATTCTTTGATAGAACGGGGATTTGTCAGAAAGTTTGTTAAGTGGTTTTACGAGTATTTTGGTGGATTTCCTTGTGGATTCTCCTGTGGGTTTGTCAGTATCTTAGTCTCAACTACTTCCATTCGGCCACCTTATGGATATCATCTAAATATTGAGGGGGGTATATGCCAGCTCTACTATGTCGTAATTTATCGATAAGTCGATATCCCTTGTCGAATCGTCGATATATTGAAATAATCGCCGATATATTCGGAGTTATGGTCGATATATTTGAAAAATCGCTGATATATTTAGCTGGAAACCTACCTGGGTATCCAGGTCACACTCAATTTCAGATAAACAAAACAAAAAAAGCGCCCTGCTGTGCAGGGCGCTTTCTTCATACTTATATTAACCGATAGAACCTTCCATCTCAAACTTGATTAGGCGGTTCATTTCAACTGCGTATTCCATTGGAAGTTCGCGAGTGAATGGCTCGATGAAGCCCATTACGATCATTTCTGTAGCTTCTTGCTCAGAAATACCGCGGCTCATTAGGTAGAATAATTGTTCTTCTGATACTTTCGATACTTTCGCTTCGTGCTCAAGTGAAACGTAATCGTTTTTGATTTCGTTGTAAGGAATTGTATCAGATGTAGATTGGTTATCCATGATTAACGTGTCACACTCGATGTTAGAGCGAGAGTTTTTCGCTTTTGGTCCGAAGTGTACGATACCACGGTAAGTTACTTTACCACCATGCTTCGCAATCGATTTAGAAACGATTGTTGAAGACGTGTTTGGTGCTAAGTGAATCATTTTCGCACCAGCATCTTGGTGTTGGCCTTTACCAGCAATCGCGATAGATAATGTTAAACCACGAGCGCCTTCACCTTTTAAGATAACTGCTGGATATTTCATCGTTAATTTAGATCCGATGTTACCGTCAATCCATTCCATCGTTGCGTTTTCTTCACAAACCGCACGTTTTGTAACTAGGTTGTATACGTTGTTCGCCCAGTTTTGGATTGTTGTATAACGGCAATAAGCATCTTTTTTAATGATGATTTCTACTACCGCACTGTGAAGTGAGTTAGTCGTGTAAACAGGTGCTGTACAACCTTCTACGTAGTGTACGTGTGCGCCTTCGTCTACGATGATAAGCGT
This genomic interval from Bacillus thuringiensis contains the following:
- the sufB gene encoding Fe-S cluster assembly protein SufB, producing the protein MAKQLPDIGDYKYGFKDKDVSIFRAGRGLTKEIVEEISRMKEEPQWMLDFRLKSLDKFYEMPMPQWGGDLNDLDFDEITYYVKPSEKSEKSWDEVPDEIKATFDKLGIPEAEQKYLAGVSAQYESEVVYHNMKEDLEALGIVFKDTDSALKENEDIFREHFGKVIPPTDNKFSALNSAVWSGGSFIYVPKGVKVDTPLQAYFRINSENMGQFERTLIIVDEGAHVHYVEGCTAPVYTTNSLHSAVVEIIIKKDAYCRYTTIQNWANNVYNLVTKRAVCEENATMEWIDGNIGSKLTMKYPAVILKGEGARGLTLSIAIAGKGQHQDAGAKMIHLAPNTSSTIVSKSIAKHGGKVTYRGIVHFGPKAKNSRSNIECDTLIMDNQSTSDTIPYNEIKNDYVSLEHEAKVSKVSEEQLFYLMSRGISEQEATEMIVMGFIEPFTRELPMEYAVEMNRLIKFEMEGSIG